One window of Watersipora subatra chromosome 3, tzWatSuba1.1, whole genome shotgun sequence genomic DNA carries:
- the LOC137391500 gene encoding uncharacterized protein — MHSLSSIYPLQLLEEQDPTADGDILISKENATTGEGGIAGSKEMLEEETNRKQTLENLIAENKFLREQNRRLKEESECKDSKIDELKTVIKDFTCFMKSIDEKLAQVLKNDDSAKALMEENTLLKEQNRLLQEELKSLKKISETHSQEIRELKDQRDDARRVHLVQNQDSQLRNSLARVVNRHNREIETNQNNITAVRNTADAAKKRADEAVELGHTNATAVNSAIEGLNEQMMSGAGGLQQNQDG, encoded by the exons ATGCATTCATTGTCTTCGATATATCCTTTACAATTATTGGAAGAACAGGATCCCACTG CTGATGGAGATATTCTCATTAGCAAGGAAAATGCTACCACAGGGGAGGGTGGAATTG CAGGATCAAAAGAAATGCTTGAAGAGGAGACTAATCGGAAACAAACATTAGAAAATTTGATCGCAGAGAACAAGTTCCTACGGGAACAGAATCGCCGTTTGAAAGAAGAGTCGGAATGTAAGGATTCAAAAATTGATGAACTCAAAACTGTAATAA aagACTTCACCTGCTTTATGAAATCTATTG ATGAAAAACTGGCGCAAGTTTTAAAAAACGACGATTCAGCAAAAGCGTTGATGGAGGAAAATACGCTTTTAAAAGAACAGAATAGGCTTTTACAAGAGGAGTTGAAGAGTCTAAAGAAGATATCTGAAACGCACTCTCAGGAAATTAGAGAGTTAAAAG ACCAACGTGATGATGCTCGTAGAGTACATCTAGTACAGAATCAAGATAGTCAGCTGCGCAACAGTTTAGCTA GAGTGGTCAACAGACATAATCGGGAGATTGAAACCAATCAAAATAACATAACAGCTGTTCGGAATACTGCTGACGCTGCCAAGAAGAGGGCTGATGAAGCAGTGGAACTGGGCCATACCAATGCCACTGCAGTTAACAGTGCAATTGAAG GCCTCAATGAGCAGATGATGTCGGGTGCTGGTGGACTGCAACAAA ATCAAGATGGTTGA